One genomic segment of bacterium includes these proteins:
- a CDS encoding ABC transporter permease: MKFKLKQLISNKMSIFSVSRFNALVKKEISQLFRNKSFLFFLTFPPTIQLCLYGFVLSPNVDHIKLGIVDYSKSFSSRELISALTENHVFVAENYSVSQKKLGELVRDGKLTAGLVIPPTFTKDLRRNKSVSVQFFLDGVDAYTSGLASSYLAQIVSQYNISLFPIKAAPLVNPQIIFLYNKGLINSWFFVFGVMGMIMTFTTSLSSAAESIREKETGTLEQLLMTPASSFEILLAKITPIFVLFMGVVLICLTVAKLVFGIPLKGNILLFFVFSAFYVVIGISIGLLIGTFSRNNQQAILTGIFIILPTVILSGAITPVESMPAFFRYLTLFNPLTHYITIIKGILMKGVGLEVLWGHALALLAFAVILLSISSYRFRSQL, translated from the coding sequence TTGAAATTTAAATTAAAACAACTTATTTCAAATAAAATGAGCATTTTCTCGGTCAGCAGGTTTAATGCGCTTGTTAAGAAAGAGATTTCGCAGCTTTTCAGAAATAAATCTTTTTTGTTTTTTTTAACATTTCCTCCAACGATTCAGCTTTGTCTTTATGGTTTTGTTTTAAGCCCGAATGTTGACCATATTAAACTGGGTATTGTTGATTATTCAAAATCTTTTTCAAGCAGGGAGCTTATTTCTGCTTTAACTGAAAATCATGTTTTTGTTGCAGAAAATTATTCGGTAAGCCAAAAAAAACTTGGCGAACTTGTACGGGACGGAAAACTTACCGCAGGTCTTGTTATTCCTCCAACTTTCACGAAAGATTTACGCAGAAATAAGAGTGTCAGTGTGCAATTTTTTTTAGACGGTGTAGATGCTTATACTTCGGGACTTGCAAGTTCTTATCTGGCTCAGATTGTGAGTCAATATAACATAAGCTTATTTCCGATAAAAGCCGCGCCTTTAGTCAATCCGCAAATAATTTTTTTGTACAATAAAGGTTTAATAAACAGCTGGTTTTTTGTATTCGGGGTAATGGGCATGATTATGACATTTACGACTTCTTTATCTTCGGCGGCAGAGTCTATAAGAGAGAAAGAAACAGGCACACTTGAGCAATTACTTATGACTCCTGCATCTTCATTTGAAATTTTACTGGCAAAAATCACACCTATATTTGTTCTTTTTATGGGAGTGGTTTTAATCTGCTTAACGGTTGCCAAATTGGTTTTCGGAATCCCGTTGAAGGGAAATATCCTGCTGTTTTTTGTTTTTTCAGCGTTTTATGTGGTGATAGGGATAAGTATCGGGCTTTTGATAGGGACTTTTTCCCGAAATAACCAGCAGGCAATTCTCACAGGAATTTTCATTATTTTACCTACAGTAATTCTTTCCGGTGCGATAACTCCTGTTGAAAGTATGCCGGCTTTTTTCAGGTATTTAACGCTTTTTAACCCGCTTACACATTATATTACCATTATAAAAGGGATTTTGATGAAAGGAGTTGGTTTAGAGGTGCTATGGGGGCATGCACTGGCATTGTTAGCTTTTGCGGTGATACTTCTGTCGATAAGCAGCTACAGGTTCCGCTCACAACTGTAA
- a CDS encoding ABC transporter permease: MKRILVQCKKELLQFWRYRMTVALAFVLPLITLFIYGFAVRLESKNIPLIVQDFDKSPLSRDFIDTFKASNQFNIKHPWLISGKYSDESNFYITKALDASIAKVGVIIPPDFSRKIKENKTCDVQILVDGTDVVNAKVVKNSIPAITNFFLIKNNLIKPNTQIISKIRVWFNPGRRESLYIVPGVFTVVLGLFPAIIAAIAMAREKENGTIIQVYASGIKAQEFILGKVLAYLIVATGEAIITMSIGALVFGLYLKGSLIVFVAGTLMFLATTVMFGVMSGILADTERTAIQMTGISMALSVILFSGFIYPLSNVPFPISILSYVVPSRYYMEIIRSSFVRGAGFFSTFYLIPEILLVFLLEFFISLRKIKKMQFE; this comes from the coding sequence ATGAAACGGATTTTAGTCCAGTGTAAAAAAGAACTTCTACAGTTTTGGAGATATCGAATGACTGTTGCGCTTGCTTTTGTACTGCCGTTAATTACTCTTTTTATTTATGGTTTTGCAGTCAGGCTGGAGTCAAAAAATATCCCGCTAATAGTGCAGGATTTTGATAAAAGTCCTTTAAGCCGTGATTTTATAGACACTTTTAAGGCCAGTAATCAATTTAATATTAAGCATCCGTGGTTAATTAGCGGAAAATACTCAGATGAGTCAAATTTTTATATAACAAAAGCGCTAGATGCTTCTATAGCAAAAGTGGGAGTCATTATTCCACCTGATTTTTCCAGAAAAATAAAAGAAAATAAGACTTGTGATGTTCAAATTCTTGTTGACGGAACTGATGTTGTTAATGCAAAGGTTGTTAAAAACAGTATTCCTGCCATAACAAATTTTTTCCTGATAAAAAATAACCTGATAAAGCCAAATACACAGATAATCAGCAAAATTCGCGTCTGGTTTAACCCCGGACGCAGGGAATCTCTTTATATTGTTCCCGGTGTTTTTACAGTTGTGCTTGGTCTTTTTCCTGCAATTATTGCGGCAATAGCTATGGCTCGTGAAAAAGAGAACGGCACAATCATACAGGTTTACGCTTCAGGCATTAAAGCACAGGAATTTATTTTAGGTAAAGTTCTTGCGTATTTAATAGTTGCAACAGGAGAGGCAATAATTACAATGAGCATTGGTGCTTTGGTTTTTGGGCTGTATTTGAAAGGGTCTTTGATTGTATTTGTTGCGGGAACTCTTATGTTTTTGGCAACAACAGTTATGTTTGGTGTCATGTCAGGCATTCTGGCTGATACAGAACGCACTGCTATTCAAATGACAGGCATTTCGATGGCTCTTTCCGTTATTTTATTCAGCGGATTCATTTATCCGCTGAGTAATGTGCCGTTTCCGATATCCATATTATCTTATGTTGTACCCTCTCGATATTATATGGAAATAATTCGCAGCAGTTTTGTAAGAGGAGCAGGCTTTTTTAGTACATTTTATTTGATTCCTGAAATATTACTTGTATTTTTGTTGGAATTTTTTATATCTTTGAGAAAAATAAAAAAGATGCAATTTGAATAA
- a CDS encoding ATP-binding cassette domain-containing protein — translation MINTVSKIIKITNLKKQYNQTLAVKGIDLEIKEGEIFGIIGPDGAGKTSIFKMLAGVMPATEGNMNFFGNDVQDARREIGFLTQQFSFYEDLTVDENIKYSAGMRNISNDVYKERRDKYLKLMGLENFRTRLAGQLSGGMKQKLALCCVLVFQPKILLLDEPTTGVDPISRREFWDILTELSSENVTIIVATPYLDEAERCSRIALIYDGQFQQIGTSRELKGSLGLYRFEVLTEHIKEAENILLEASYQDNSTIKDVQSFGDRLDVLVKDSEEGKSELTAVLEANNLTFNKIKQAEITLENVFVLKLCEKSSISSSQSLPNLFQSQFPVYKNENNQKKIAIGAYELNKFFDSFQAVKNLNLEVKYGEIYGLLGANGAGKTTTIKMLCGLLDATSGEICLAGQYEELRSASVRQKIGYMSQKFTLYDDLTILENLKFYCGVYSVPLESQDSKIQWVLETSGLSGQENLLTAELPGGWKQRVSFGASVMHEPEILFLDEPTSGVDPLARRQFWKLIQDFALHGTAIVVTTHYLEEAEHCNRIAFMSGGEIIAEGTPDNIKTEQPGVLLEITVDNPQNANFVLKKAIEPWRVSLFGDKLHIMIDNQEINTPEIYSILNENQIKVFSADKIPFSLEDSFISIIERAKLEAGRE, via the coding sequence ATGATAAACACTGTTTCGAAAATCATAAAAATAACTAATCTCAAAAAACAATATAATCAAACTCTTGCTGTTAAAGGGATTGACCTTGAAATCAAAGAAGGTGAGATTTTTGGAATTATAGGACCTGATGGCGCAGGAAAAACAAGCATCTTTAAAATGCTTGCTGGAGTTATGCCTGCAACAGAAGGAAATATGAATTTCTTTGGGAATGATGTTCAGGATGCAAGAAGAGAAATAGGCTTTTTAACCCAACAATTTTCTTTCTACGAAGATTTAACCGTTGATGAAAACATAAAATACAGTGCAGGAATGAGAAATATTTCCAATGATGTATATAAAGAAAGACGTGATAAGTATTTGAAATTAATGGGACTGGAAAATTTCAGAACCAGACTTGCAGGTCAGCTTTCAGGAGGAATGAAGCAAAAGTTGGCACTTTGTTGTGTGCTTGTTTTTCAGCCGAAAATCCTGCTTCTTGATGAACCCACAACAGGAGTTGACCCTATTTCCAGAAGGGAATTTTGGGACATATTGACAGAACTCTCTTCGGAAAATGTAACTATAATCGTTGCTACTCCTTATCTTGATGAAGCAGAACGATGCAGCCGAATTGCTCTTATTTATGACGGGCAGTTTCAGCAAATAGGAACTTCTCGCGAACTGAAAGGTAGTTTAGGACTTTATAGGTTTGAAGTTCTTACAGAGCATATCAAAGAAGCGGAAAATATCCTTTTAGAAGCTTCTTATCAAGATAATTCAACTATAAAAGATGTTCAGTCTTTTGGCGACAGGCTTGATGTTTTAGTAAAAGATTCAGAGGAGGGAAAATCTGAACTGACAGCTGTTTTAGAAGCGAATAATTTGACTTTTAACAAGATTAAACAAGCCGAAATAACGCTGGAAAACGTGTTTGTTCTCAAATTGTGTGAAAAAAGTTCAATTTCTTCATCACAATCCCTCCCCAATCTTTTTCAATCTCAATTTCCTGTTTACAAAAATGAAAATAACCAAAAAAAGATTGCTATTGGTGCTTATGAATTAAACAAATTTTTTGATTCTTTTCAGGCAGTTAAAAATTTGAATCTTGAAGTTAAGTATGGCGAAATATACGGACTTCTTGGAGCAAACGGAGCAGGTAAAACTACTACAATAAAGATGTTATGCGGTTTGTTAGATGCAACTTCTGGTGAAATTTGTCTTGCAGGTCAATATGAAGAACTAAGGAGCGCATCAGTAAGACAAAAAATAGGTTATATGAGCCAAAAATTTACTCTTTACGATGATTTAACTATTCTTGAAAACCTGAAATTTTACTGTGGAGTTTATAGTGTTCCGTTAGAATCACAGGACTCAAAAATACAATGGGTGCTCGAAACGTCAGGACTTTCGGGGCAGGAAAACCTCTTAACGGCAGAACTTCCCGGAGGATGGAAACAGCGTGTTTCCTTTGGGGCATCAGTAATGCATGAGCCTGAAATATTATTTCTTGATGAACCGACTTCCGGAGTTGATCCGCTCGCAAGAAGGCAATTTTGGAAGTTAATTCAGGATTTTGCGCTGCATGGAACTGCAATAGTAGTAACCACGCATTATTTGGAAGAAGCTGAACACTGTAACCGCATTGCGTTTATGTCAGGCGGAGAAATCATTGCAGAAGGCACACCTGATAATATTAAGACGGAACAACCGGGAGTTTTGCTCGAAATCACAGTCGATAACCCCCAAAATGCAAATTTTGTCCTGAAAAAGGCAATAGAACCTTGGAGAGTTTCTCTTTTCGGAGACAAATTGCATATTATGATTGATAATCAGGAAATTAATACGCCTGAAATTTATTCAATCCTGAATGAAAACCAAATTAAAGTATTTTCTGCAGACAAAATCCCGTTTTCTCTTGAAGATTCTTTTATAAGCATTATTGAGAGAGCCAAGCTGGAGGCAGGAAGAGAATGA
- a CDS encoding HlyD family efflux transporter periplasmic adaptor subunit translates to MQNKKKYLILIIILIIICASILYFWSHKKSENIKLSGRLEGYETDIGSKIGGRVDYVVAREGARVHKGELIVKLDDSEIQARLKAAIANIEASKQQEQQAKLQLNVIKNQIYQTVLSYKQSKGDSSGMIGQAQASVSISETQLLQAQQQLKQADFDLELATIDLNRYTNLLKNGSVPKHTYDNAKTKYDNAISIKQVRLEGLDVAKRQIEQANSNLIQADSSKYNASIKTEQVSLQKTQLLQAKAQLAAAKSNVLRDNAERAEILAQIAYLNISSPIDGIIIARTVEPGEIVNAGKTLLSLLNLSTVYMRGYMPEGQIGLIRVGQKAKVFLDSAPKEPLEAWVSQIDSVASFTPENIYFRDDRVKQVFGVKLNIVNPNGYAKPGMPADAEILTDKCKS, encoded by the coding sequence ATGCAAAATAAAAAAAAATATCTGATATTAATAATCATACTAATAATAATATGTGCAAGCATTTTATATTTTTGGTCGCATAAAAAATCTGAGAATATCAAATTAAGCGGGAGGCTTGAAGGTTATGAAACCGATATTGGCTCAAAAATCGGAGGAAGAGTCGATTATGTAGTTGCTCGAGAAGGAGCAAGGGTTCATAAAGGTGAATTAATAGTTAAGCTTGATGATTCGGAGATACAGGCAAGGTTAAAAGCTGCAATTGCAAATATTGAAGCTTCAAAACAACAGGAACAGCAAGCCAAACTGCAATTAAATGTAATTAAAAATCAAATATATCAAACCGTTTTATCATATAAACAATCAAAAGGCGACTCCTCAGGTATGATCGGGCAGGCTCAGGCTTCTGTTTCAATTTCAGAAACTCAATTATTACAGGCTCAGCAGCAGTTGAAGCAGGCTGATTTCGATTTGGAGCTGGCAACTATTGATTTGAACAGGTATACAAATTTATTAAAAAACGGTTCAGTGCCAAAACATACTTATGACAATGCTAAAACAAAATATGATAACGCAATATCAATAAAGCAGGTTAGATTGGAAGGTTTGGATGTGGCAAAAAGGCAAATTGAACAGGCAAATAGCAATTTAATTCAAGCAGATTCTTCAAAATACAATGCTTCTATAAAAACCGAACAGGTTTCCCTTCAAAAAACGCAGTTGTTGCAGGCAAAGGCGCAGCTTGCCGCAGCAAAGTCAAATGTCCTGAGAGATAATGCTGAAAGGGCGGAAATACTTGCGCAGATAGCTTATTTGAATATCTCAAGTCCGATAGACGGAATTATTATAGCAAGAACTGTTGAACCGGGAGAAATTGTCAATGCAGGAAAAACTTTGCTGTCTTTACTCAATTTAAGTACTGTTTATATGAGGGGATATATGCCGGAAGGTCAAATAGGGCTTATTAGAGTTGGTCAAAAAGCAAAAGTCTTTCTGGATTCTGCGCCAAAAGAGCCTTTGGAGGCATGGGTGTCGCAAATTGATTCAGTAGCTTCTTTTACACCTGAAAATATTTATTTTCGAGATGATAGGGTCAAGCAGGTATTTGGCGTAAAGTTAAATATAGTCAATCCAAATGGCTATGCAAAGCCGGGTATGCCCGCAGATGCAGAGATTTTGACAGATAAATGCAAATCATAA
- a CDS encoding efflux transporter outer membrane subunit yields MILTNPAAASVPTYAGINFNGANFWQESQNFENVLKGGEVKNSFPDKNWWLQFNDPILSDYIEQSLRENQDIKIAAAHIEESNALARATMGKEFPQITLYGLFTRLKSSSNFLTPQIGNNARGQLPSVLAGGTSNLYVTPIVAQYEIDYLLKNHSKTKLAKKDADINQFNYQTVLISLTSELATAYFNLLKADKLLELNTELLGYLQKSLELKNSLFKEGEISYDDVLINQQGISQILSNIMEIQKMQGLFAHQLCILMGKAPLEQSCLPRSDFDNISFNNNIPVGIPCNLISRRPDILAAAAKLQKADINISLAFKDFFPAMNVFGVFGFASSSLSKLYDWKSNLSAIAVNAAQSLFTGGTKTAVYKANKAACKGIFQEYQKAILIAFQEVEDSLSKLNSDFSQYNEAQIRVIDSQKLLTLANSRYQEGENSYLDIINARQKLINDKQTITQSKSNLLIDNISLYKALGGGF; encoded by the coding sequence ATGATTCTGACAAATCCTGCTGCTGCCAGCGTACCAACCTATGCAGGAATAAACTTTAACGGTGCAAATTTTTGGCAGGAATCACAAAATTTTGAAAATGTTTTAAAAGGCGGCGAAGTAAAAAATTCTTTCCCTGACAAAAACTGGTGGCTTCAATTTAATGACCCGATTCTATCAGATTATATAGAGCAATCCCTTAGAGAAAATCAGGATATAAAAATTGCTGCCGCACATATTGAAGAGTCTAACGCACTTGCCAGAGCGACAATGGGGAAAGAATTTCCTCAAATAACTCTGTATGGGCTATTTACAAGATTAAAAAGTTCGTCAAACTTTTTAACTCCGCAAATTGGAAATAATGCCAGAGGGCAACTTCCTTCCGTACTGGCAGGAGGAACATCAAATTTGTATGTAACTCCGATAGTGGCTCAATATGAAATTGATTATCTTTTGAAAAACCATTCTAAGACAAAATTAGCCAAAAAAGATGCAGATATTAATCAATTTAATTATCAAACGGTTTTAATAAGCTTAACATCTGAATTAGCAACTGCATATTTTAATTTATTAAAGGCAGACAAGCTTCTTGAGCTGAATACGGAACTTTTGGGATATCTGCAAAAAAGTCTTGAATTAAAGAATTCACTTTTTAAAGAAGGCGAAATTTCTTATGATGATGTTTTGATTAATCAGCAAGGAATTTCACAAATACTCTCTAACATTATGGAAATCCAAAAAATGCAGGGTTTATTTGCCCACCAGCTTTGTATTTTGATGGGGAAAGCTCCTTTAGAGCAGTCCTGCCTGCCGAGATCCGATTTTGACAATATTTCATTTAATAATAATATTCCAGTCGGTATTCCCTGCAATTTGATTTCCAGAAGACCTGACATTTTAGCCGCAGCCGCAAAACTGCAAAAAGCTGATATTAATATTTCACTGGCATTTAAAGATTTTTTCCCTGCGATGAATGTCTTCGGTGTTTTTGGCTTTGCTTCCTCCTCATTAAGTAAATTATATGACTGGAAAAGCAATTTATCGGCTATTGCTGTAAATGCGGCACAATCTTTATTTACCGGCGGCACAAAAACTGCTGTATATAAAGCAAATAAAGCAGCCTGTAAAGGCATCTTTCAGGAATATCAAAAAGCTATTCTTATTGCTTTTCAAGAGGTTGAAGACAGCCTCAGCAAGTTAAATTCTGATTTTTCTCAATATAACGAGGCTCAAATCAGGGTAATAGATTCTCAAAAGCTGTTAACTCTTGCAAATTCTCGTTATCAGGAAGGCGAAAACTCTTATCTTGATATAATAAATGCCCGACAAAAATTAATTAACGACAAACAAACAATAACGCAATCAAAAAGCAATTTATTAATTGATAATATAAGCCTGTACAAAGCTCTTGGCGGCGGATTTTAA
- a CDS encoding tetratricopeptide repeat protein, whose amino-acid sequence MKNIKILFLLALTPFLVSCTKVISNPDVQTLNQKAVELMNSGDVKGAISRLESINDLNPDFPQNHYNLGVAYYKNEEYEKSIDSLKQAISLDKNLVDAYYTIGLAYQDIAGKEIEKLNKPVGEKQVNNKIEDSNKPEEKQLTKKEILALVVEDLKNSKEYYTQYTDLASNPAEKEKISQELQNIDLDIKKYEDQLSASEK is encoded by the coding sequence ATGAAAAATATTAAAATCCTGTTTTTATTGGCATTAACACCGTTTCTTGTATCCTGTACAAAAGTTATATCAAATCCTGACGTGCAAACCCTAAATCAAAAAGCCGTAGAGCTAATGAATAGCGGTGATGTCAAGGGTGCGATTTCCCGACTCGAGTCAATAAATGACTTAAATCCTGATTTCCCCCAAAATCACTATAATCTCGGAGTTGCTTATTATAAAAACGAAGAATATGAAAAATCTATAGATTCCTTAAAACAAGCGATTTCTCTGGATAAAAATCTTGTCGATGCTTATTATACAATCGGATTGGCTTATCAGGATATTGCAGGAAAAGAAATAGAAAAGCTTAATAAACCTGTCGGTGAAAAACAGGTAAATAATAAAATAGAAGATTCAAATAAACCTGAAGAAAAGCAATTAACCAAAAAGGAAATTTTGGCTTTGGTAGTTGAAGATTTAAAAAATTCAAAAGAATATTATACTCAATATACTGACCTGGCGAGCAATCCTGCCGAAAAAGAAAAAATTTCCCAGGAACTACAAAACATTGATCTTGATATAAAAAAATACGAAGACCAGCTTTCGGCTTCTGAAAAGTAG
- the purN gene encoding phosphoribosylglycinamide formyltransferase yields MLQKMDGSKKMSLNSQVSLAVLASGKGSNLSALINAINNENIANANIALVISNKKDSYALTIAREAKIPAVSIERSLFNSDEEYDLFLLEKLKEFNIDVVLFAGYLRIITPPFLKAYENKILNIHPSLLPDFGGKGMYGMKVHQAVISANSEKSGCTVHLVTEEIDGGPVLAQACVSIKSDDTAESLAAKVLKEEHKLYPKAVNEFISTLLLNKNKK; encoded by the coding sequence ATGTTGCAGAAAATGGATGGCTCTAAAAAAATGAGTTTAAATTCGCAGGTTTCACTTGCTGTACTTGCTTCAGGCAAAGGCAGTAATCTGTCTGCCCTAATAAATGCAATAAATAACGAGAATATTGCAAATGCAAATATTGCACTTGTTATTTCCAATAAAAAAGACTCGTATGCTTTAACTATAGCAAGAGAAGCAAAAATCCCCGCTGTTTCTATCGAAAGAAGTTTGTTTAATTCAGATGAAGAATATGATTTATTTTTGCTCGAAAAATTAAAAGAGTTCAACATTGATGTTGTTCTTTTTGCCGGCTATTTGAGAATTATAACGCCGCCTTTTTTAAAAGCTTACGAAAATAAGATTCTAAACATTCATCCCAGCTTGCTTCCTGATTTTGGAGGGAAGGGCATGTACGGAATGAAAGTACATCAGGCTGTAATAAGTGCAAACTCGGAAAAAAGTGGATGTACAGTGCATCTGGTAACTGAAGAAATCGATGGAGGCCCTGTTTTAGCTCAGGCATGTGTTTCAATAAAATCGGATGATACAGCGGAAAGTCTTGCTGCAAAGGTACTTAAAGAAGAACATAAACTTTATCCCAAGGCAGTTAATGAATTTATTTCAACTTTATTATTAAATAAAAATAAAAAATAA
- a CDS encoding LamB/YcsF family protein, which yields MIPLSSIKKEQKPEKQINIDLNCDLGQSFGVYKNEQELELLQYVSSVNISCGSHAGDPLTIMNMLKLASENNLTVGAHVGYPDIQGFGYRNMNLNDEEIQALVVYQIGALNSLAKLYNLTVEHVRPHGAMYVEAAKNYKTSLAIAKAVAKYDPWLIYVGAPGENLLKAGEETNLRVAQEVQLDKKYAIDGTVDFEAGDIVDLEYSTRLLETLVRDSSVINNQQGRTKLEIKTVHLSVKSAVSIELAQKAKALISNPIPIIGTYVAENGWL from the coding sequence ATGATTCCATTATCAAGTATAAAAAAAGAACAAAAACCTGAAAAACAAATAAATATTGACTTAAACTGTGATTTGGGACAAAGCTTCGGAGTTTATAAAAACGAACAGGAACTCGAACTTTTGCAGTATGTAAGCTCAGTTAATATTTCCTGCGGCTCGCATGCAGGTGATCCATTAACTATAATGAACATGCTAAAACTGGCTTCGGAAAACAATCTTACTGTCGGAGCGCATGTCGGTTATCCTGATATTCAAGGCTTCGGGTATCGCAATATGAACCTGAACGATGAAGAAATTCAGGCGCTTGTTGTTTATCAAATCGGTGCGTTAAATTCTCTGGCAAAACTTTATAACTTAACTGTAGAGCATGTAAGACCCCACGGAGCAATGTATGTTGAGGCGGCAAAAAATTATAAAACTTCTCTGGCTATTGCAAAAGCTGTAGCAAAATATGACCCGTGGCTAATTTATGTCGGAGCACCGGGAGAAAATCTTCTTAAAGCAGGAGAGGAAACCAATCTTAGAGTTGCTCAGGAAGTTCAGCTCGATAAAAAATATGCAATAGACGGAACTGTCGACTTTGAAGCAGGCGATATAGTTGATCTTGAGTATTCAACAAGGCTTCTTGAGACTCTGGTCAGGGATTCTTCAGTAATAAACAACCAGCAAGGAAGAACAAAACTGGAAATAAAAACCGTTCATCTTTCTGTAAAATCAGCCGTTTCAATTGAACTGGCTCAAAAAGCAAAAGCATTAATCTCAAATCCAATACCAATAATCGGAACTTATGTTGCAGAAAATGGATGGCTCTAA
- the murG gene encoding undecaprenyldiphospho-muramoylpentapeptide beta-N-acetylglucosaminyltransferase gives MSESGSKIKILITGGGTGGHIFPAIAVVQKLKQDNDIEKIFYIGCKKNMEKDIVLAENIDFYSINVSGMPRKTSLKLIKWFFELIFAAIQSAFYISKLKPDVVLGTGGYVSGAVLLAAKWLNVPFVIHDPDAYPGIVNKFMAKWASVVSISFEQAKYHLKSNNIVLNGNPIRANFLQVSKNEALKELNLDPDKKTILVTGGSQGANTINNAIMGASPVLINSGFQIIHQTGAKNYNNYVRELTQKTPELLNNPCYVVKPFFNNIEIPLNAADMSVSRAGSLSISELNLCGLPSILVPYPYAAADHQRFNAKAMEAAGASFYLEDADCKPEKLIELILDIFSNPDKLEQMKQTNKNLAKPKATEDIIKILKNVVIK, from the coding sequence ATGTCCGAATCAGGTAGCAAAATTAAAATCTTAATAACCGGAGGCGGAACAGGCGGGCATATTTTCCCTGCAATCGCAGTTGTACAAAAATTAAAACAGGATAATGATATTGAAAAAATCTTTTATATCGGCTGTAAAAAAAATATGGAAAAAGACATTGTTCTTGCCGAAAATATTGATTTTTATTCAATAAACGTTTCAGGAATGCCAAGAAAGACAAGTTTGAAATTAATAAAATGGTTTTTTGAACTTATCTTTGCGGCAATACAATCTGCTTTTTATATCTCAAAACTCAAGCCTGATGTTGTTTTAGGAACAGGCGGATATGTCAGCGGGGCTGTTTTATTGGCTGCTAAATGGCTCAATGTGCCTTTTGTTATTCATGATCCGGATGCCTATCCCGGGATTGTCAATAAATTCATGGCAAAGTGGGCATCGGTCGTTTCTATATCTTTTGAGCAAGCAAAATATCATCTGAAATCAAATAATATAGTGCTTAACGGAAATCCGATTAGGGCAAATTTTCTTCAGGTCAGCAAAAATGAAGCATTAAAAGAGCTTAATCTTGATCCTGATAAGAAAACTATTCTTGTCACAGGAGGTTCACAGGGTGCTAATACAATAAACAACGCTATAATGGGAGCATCGCCTGTTTTGATAAACAGCGGATTTCAGATAATTCATCAGACCGGAGCGAAAAACTACAATAATTATGTTCGGGAATTAACTCAAAAAACTCCTGAACTGCTCAATAACCCTTGTTATGTAGTTAAACCGTTCTTTAATAATATTGAAATCCCTCTTAATGCCGCGGATATGTCTGTATCAAGGGCAGGTTCATTAAGTATTTCCGAGCTGAATTTGTGCGGGCTTCCATCCATACTTGTGCCTTATCCTTATGCGGCGGCTGACCACCAGAGATTCAACGCAAAAGCCATGGAAGCCGCCGGGGCTTCTTTCTATCTCGAAGATGCCGACTGCAAACCCGAAAAACTCATTGAATTGATTTTAGATATTTTTAGTAATCCTGATAAGCTTGAACAAATGAAACAAACCAATAAAAATTTGGCTAAACCCAAGGCAACAGAAGATATTATCAAAATCTTAAAAAATGTTGTTATTAAATAA